A section of the Telopea speciosissima isolate NSW1024214 ecotype Mountain lineage chromosome 3, Tspe_v1, whole genome shotgun sequence genome encodes:
- the LOC122655732 gene encoding uncharacterized protein LOC122655732, which yields MRPAEDKGCYNYRSTQEISSSSAISFEFHKGNGTNQGFNPRTALGKPTPSKWDDAQKWVVGLSRGDRNRSKTKPRNSNADDRRLIDPVPQMEKDSSSSTDEGIEDGSPCPAISIQDEGETKKVDCNESLWRINKHLEDPSSAIRSVCVRDMGTEMTPIASQEPSRTATPIRATTPAARSPISSRSSTPGRCRQGAQALENYQTGLTTLECRNEAAGFGRAGGATRWSNREEEEANACKVIEYKNSEQARKPSPLETRAMAWDEAERAKYMARYKREEVKIQAWENHEKRKAEMEMKRMEVKAERLKSRAQERLANKVAAARRIAEEKRANAEAKLNEQAVRTSERADYIRRTGHLPSSFSFKLPSLCW from the exons atgaGGCCTGCAGAGGACAAGGGTTGTTATAATTATAGATCAACACAGGAGATTTCAAGCAGCTCTGCTATTAGTTTTGAGTTCCATAAAGGAAATGGTACAAATCAGGGGTTTAATCCTAGGACAGCCTTGGGGAAACCAACTCCATCAAAATGGGATGATGCACAGAAGTGGGTAGTTGGATTGTCAAGAGGAGATCGAAATCGTTCCAAGACTAAACCTCGAAACTCAAATGCAGATGACAGGAGATTAATTGATCCTGTTCCACAAATGGAGAAGGATTCTTCTAGTAGCACAGATGAAGGTATCGAAGATGGAAGCCCATGCCCTGCAATTTCCATTCAGGATGAAGGAGAGACTAAGAAGGTCGATTGTAACGAGTCATTGTGGCGAATCAACAAGCATTTGGAGGATCCATCATCAGCCATTAGATCTGTTTGTGTGAGAGACATGGGAACAGAGATGACCCCCATTGCAAGTCAAGAGCCTTCAAGGACAGCTACACCCATTAGAGCCACAACACCAGCAGCAAGGAGTCCTATCTCTTCTAGATCATCAACTCCAGGAAGGTGTCGACAAGGTGCACAAGCTCTTGAAAACTACCAAACAGGTCTCACAACATTGGAATGCAGAAATGAAGCTGCAGGTTTTGGTAGGGCAGGGGGTGCAACCAGGTGGTCTaacagagaggaagaagaagccaatGCTTGCAAGGTAATTGAGTATAAGAACAGTGAGCAAGCAAGGAAGCCCAGTCCTCTAGAGACCCGGGCCATGGCCTGGGATGAAGCTGAACGAGCAAAATACATGGCCAG GTACAAGCGTGAAGAGGTGAAGATACAGGCTTGGGAAAACCATGAGAAGAGGAAAGCAGAAATGGAAATGAAGAGGATGGAG GTGAAAGCTGAAAGGTTGAAATCTAGAGCACAAGAGAGGTTAGCAAACAAGGTAGCAGCGGCTCGCAGAATAGCAGAAGAAAAACGAGCAAATGCTGAGGCTAAACTGAATGAGCAAGCTGTGAGGACTTCTGAGAGGGCAGACTACATAAGGAGGACGGGTCATTTgccctcttccttctcctttaaGCTGCCTTCACTCTGCTGGTGA